From the Candidatus Saccharibacteria bacterium genome, the window GGAGCCATGGAGTTCGTGCCCACCTGCTATGCGTAGATTAACCGAACCACTACCCAAGGAAATTATTTGTTTATTGAGTGCTTCGCTCAGTCGTCCGAGTGTTTCTAGGCTGAGGTTTTGCCGCCCCTTCTCTATTCTGTTGATGGCAGATTGGCTCGTACCAAGCCGCTTAGCGAGTTCAGTCTGAGTCATGCCACGTTCTTGGCGCACACGCGCCACAAAATCACCAATTCGTTCGTTTGTTTGCGTTGTCATGGAGGCTTATTATATCACTAGTGGTATATTACACTCAATTCCGACAAGCAATCAAGCAATGGGCAAAGCGAAAGACTTGCCAGGGGCGAGTCGCAAGGCAACCTTCCGGGCAAGCTATGCTTGCCGCAGTGAAGTTGCGGGGTCGCAGGATGCGACAAGGTCCTCCATTTTGTGTCAGCGAAGCGACGGAGCCGACAGGCGAGCTTTAGGGCAGGAGGAGAGCTTATGCGGATTCATTCCGAATAAGCGAGGAGGACAAGGTCCTCCTAAACAGTTCCGCAGACAAAATTACTATATGCTGCTCATTCGCTACGGGTTACACTATAGGTAGCAATAAGGGGTTACGTCATTCCGACCGTAGTGGAGGAATCTTCTTGTTTCAGAAGGTATTTCGACTTCGCTCAAGATGACAATTCCAAATAAGGAGGGTATGCAATGGTAGATACGCAAGTGGCTGATTTGATTGCTGCTGAAGACAATCGCGAACACGAAGGGCTAGAACTTATCCCGAGCGAAAACTACGTCTCGGCCGATGTGCTTGAAGCAAACGGCAGTATTTTTACGAACAAATACAGCGAAGGCTACCCGGGTAAGCGCTACTATGGTGGCCAAGATTTCACCGACCCGCTCGAGCAACTCGCCATAGACCGCGCGAAAAAACTCTTTAAGGCAGACCATGCCAATGTGCAGCCGCATTCGGGCGTTCCCGCAAACGAAGCCGTGTACTATGCTTGGCTCGAACCAGGTGACACCGTGCTTGGAATGGACCTTGGTCACGGTGGTCACTTGAGCCACGGTAACCCCATGACCCGTTCGGCGCACATATACAACTTTGTCGGCTACAAGGTGAAAGATGTTACGACTGGCGAGATAGATTACGAAGAACTGCGCGAGTTGGCGCTTAAACACAAGCCAAAGATTTTGCTTGCAGGCTTTAGTGCCTACCCGCGCGAACTCGACTATGCCAAATTCGCGGCCATTGCCAAAGAGGTTGGTCCCGACTGTTTGCTTATGGCCGACATGGCGCATATAGCCGGGCTGATTGTGGCGGGTGAAGCGAAGAACCCGTTTGATTATGGCTTCCATGTCATAACCACTACCACCCACAAAACGCTGCGTGGCCCGCGTGGCGGCCTCATTCTTTCTAAAGGCACGGTGTCGACCCCGCTCAAGGCACCAGAAAAGACCATTCAAAACATCCCTACACTCATAGACCGCGCCATCTTCCCTGGCACGCAAGGCGGCCCGCACATGCATACCATTGCCGCAAAAGCCGTGGCGTTTGGTGAAGCCCTCCGCCCAGAATTCAAAACGTATGCGAAGCAGGTCGTGAAGAATGCGGCGGTACTGGCAGAAGAACTGAAAAAGCGCGGCTTTGTGCTGGTGGCCGGCGGTACGAGCAACCACCTTATACTGGCAGATGTGCACCAGAGCTTCGGTATAGACGGTGGTGTTGCCGAAAAAGCGCTCGATAAAGTAGGCCTAAACCTCAACAAAAACTCCGTACCAAACGACACGCTCCCGCCATTCCGCCCCAGTGGCATACGCCTTGGTACCCCGGCAATTACTACGCGCGGGCTGAAAGAAAAAGATATGGTGAAGATTGCTGAGTGGATGAAGCAGGCAATTGATGCCCGCGAAGACGACGCAAAACTCGCTGCCATTCACGAAGAAGTAAAAGCATTCTCTCGCCAGTTCCCTCTCCCAAGCGATACGAAAAAATGCGGCGACTGTAGTGGCAAAAAAGATTGTACGGACTGCAAAGATTGCAAATGCGGTGAAACTCACCCCAGTAAAACCTGCAAATGCGGTGAAACCTGTTCTTGCGACCCCTGCAAGTGCTAGTCTAACCTCTTGTGTCCAAAAAATGTAGAAGCCACATGAACTGATTGCATTTTTTAAAAAAAGTGCTATAATTTCTTTTATGTCAGAACGGTTAGTTGTTCTACGGCCGCCCGAGCCAAGCTATTCTTTGCGACAAGGTGGTGCTGTTTGTGCTTCGCGGCCAGATATTACCGGCATGACTAACACAGGGCATGCCCATGGCGCGGACTATTATGCGACGGATGAGCTCATCGCAGAGCTTGCGGGCCTAGGATTTCCTCCGCTTAAAGCACTAGGCAATTATTTTCATGTTACAAATGCAAGGGCATTGGTCGGTATTGCGCGCCGCGGTGCAATTGTAAGCGCCAAACAGCTCCACGATGAAGGTGAAGAAATCCGTACAGGGGAGTACGGTGAGCATCTGCGCCAGCATAAAGCGCTAGAAAATCCGCATCTGCACTATCCACCTCGTGCATTGTCCGAAGTATATGGTGCAAGAAGCCCCAACACAAGCTACACATTTGAAAGAGGAAGTTATGGCGTCTGGTTTGGTATAGATGGTAGTGCGGTAGAGGCAGTTGTCTCTGGCCGACCACTGAGTGATTATGGTGACGGCATTGCACTTGGGCCGGAAGTTAAGTTGCCTCACGTCTCAAGCATAACCGTGCCTTACGAACAAATGGACGATATGAGTCAGTGGGCTAATGAGCACTCTCCCGGTGCCAGGGTACTCTCCTCAGATGCATGCTGGGTTATTATGATGGGTGCGCTTCAGCACGTTCGCGGCGCTGAAAGTCTCGCTGCTAACTGAGAAAGTAGCCGACAGGTTTCGGTACAGCTCTAGCTTCTCGCCGGCTGCTAAATGGTAAACACAACCCAATAATTCTGCTGCGTCACATTTTTACGAAAATCTAGAGTCCGATAACACCTGAGCCAGGAGCTTCCGCGCGGTCGTCTTAGTCGCATCGCTTATGCGATGATTCAACGGGCGGCCTTTGTCTACAGCTATGCTCTGAGCTAGCCACCGAAAGCCCCCTGCCGACTACCCGCCTATTAGCTAGACTTACTGTACAATCAAACTATGGCTCAAAATCAAAAGTTGAAAAAGCCGTGGTACAAATCTACCGAAAAAGGACCGCTGGTGGTGGCGTGGGTGCAACTCGCTGGTGTTTGGGTGCTCGCATTTTTTGCGTCGTTCATCCCGAAATCACAGCAAGCTGGTCACGACCAACTCGAACGTATTGGTGATACCGTCGCCCTTATATCCTTCGTGCAGTTTTTCACCGGCGTTTTGTAACTGCTTCTATATCCACACACTTCGTTGAAAAAAGATTCCTAATTTGTCTAGCACTATTCTTTAGTCTAGTTGTTATTATAGCTACAAAACAGGGAGTAGTGACTCCGAGATAGACATGCGAGCCATGGGCAGGGTGCTCGTAACTGCTCGCTACCTCCCAATATCTGTTAATTCGTTCGACAATGGTAAGACGACAAAACCCTTAACAGATGAGGCAGTCGTCGAGATGGGTCTTATCGAGCTAATCCTGGCTTCTGTTTTTCGGCGCAGTGAGCAGTTAGGGGTGCTACTATTGTGTCAGACTCAAAATTCTGTTATTGTACATGTATGAAATGTGAATACTACATGCAAAACCGTCGTGACTCTCGTATGAATGGGAGTGGTCCTCGCGCATAAAAAAATCAGACTCCGAGACGACTCCCATAGTACCGGGAGTCTTTTTATTTGGAGGATATTTATGAGTTACATACACACACAAACAAATGCAAAGCAGTTGGTTTGGAATGCCCCTGCCTATAAGAAGGTAGCCTCGTATGAGGCAATAAAAGGCAATTTTGGCAGATGCCTATTACTTTATTCGGGTGGGCTAGATACATCGGTGATGCTGAAGTGGCTTCAGGAGGAATATGGGTGCGAGGTAGTGGCGCTGACAGTCGACATTGGCCAGCGAGCAGATGACCTAGAGGCAATCCGGCAAAAGGCGCTTGATCTTGGTGCCGTAGAGGCGCTGGTATATGATGCAAAAACGGAGTTCGCAGAATCAATACTTAGCCTAGCCATACAAGCAAACGCCGACTATCAGGGCGGGTACACTCTTCATACGCCGCTTGGAAGAGTCATGATATCGAAAATTGCGGTACAAATTGCCGAGAAGTCGAATTGTGAGGTAGTGGCGCATGGCTGCACAGGCAAAGGTAATGACCAAGTGCGATTTGAATCGTATATCACTACTCTTGCGCCGCATTTGAAAATCATTGCACCCGTAAGGGAATGGGCAATGGGCAGAGCAGAGGAACTGGCATATGCGAAGAAACACGGTATTAATGTGATACAAACTGAGGCTAGCCTCTATTCATATGATGAAAACATGTGGGGCAACTCTGCTGAAGGTGGTGAAATAGAAAAGCCATCTCTTGAAGCGCCTCTCGAGAAGATATTGCGGTGGTGCAACCCTATTGCTAGCACGCCAATTGAGCCTGCATACATTACCATTGAGTTCGCGCACGGCGTGCCAGTGGGAGTGCAGGATAAGAAGATGCCATTAGTAGATATTATTTCACACTGCAACCTGCTTGGTGCTCGACATGGTGTAGGAGTAGTTCATCTTATTGAAGATAGGCTCGTCGGACTTAAAGTAAGAGGAATTTTTGAAAACCCTGGCGGCACTATTTTGACACAGGCACATAAAAAGCTAGAGATGCTGGTTTCGACCCGAGTGGAAAATGAAATGAAATCATTCATTGACCAGAAATGGGCGTATTTGCTCTATGCGGCTCAATGGTTTGAGCCGACCATGGCACATCTACACGCCTATATAAAAAACCAAAATAAAAAAGTCTCAGGAAGTGTCACAGTAAAATTACATCAAGGAAGTGTGGTAGTAGTATCGCTCGATTCCCCCTACTCATTATTTAATGAAAATCTCGCTACATTTGAGAGGAATCCGGCGTTCAACCAAAATGCGTCACCAGGATTCATAGAAATATATAACCTGTCACAACAAACCTCGTACGGAGTATATAACTATGAGCAATAAACTTTGGGAAAGCGCATCAGGCCCAGAACTTAATCCCATAGTCGAAAAGTATACGGTCGGGGATGACGTCTGGCTAGACGCAGTACTGCTCGGCTGGGATATAAAGGCGTCGATTGCCCATGCAAAAATGCTTGGCCAGTGCGGCCTTCTGAGCAAGAGTGAAACGACAGCATTGGTTGCAGCACTCAAGCAGCTTAAAGCAGAGTGGAAAAAGGGCTCATTTGTCATAAAGCCTGGTGTAGAGGACGGGCACAGTGCGATTGAAGCGTATGTAATTGAGCAAGTTGGTGACGCGGGTAAGAAAATACATACTGCGAGAAGTCGAAATGATCAATCTCTCGTGATGATGCGACTCTACATGAAAGATAGCCTCGAGCTTGTGCAACGCGGTCTCGCGAGTGTGGCATACCAGTTGCAACAAAAATCGCGAGCCACTAGTGCAGTGCCGATGCCAGGGTACACACATACCCAAAAGGCGATGCCATCTACCGTCTCAGCATGGCTAATGAGCTATCATGACGCATTCACTGACATCCAGCTGCTCCTAGAGGCAACACATCACTATATTGACCAGAATCCTCTTGGGTCAGCTGCTGGCTATGGGGTTGATTTGCCAATACGGCGCGACCTCACGACGAAAGCATTAGGATTTGGAAAAACTCAACAGAATCCCCTCTACTGTGGTATGTCGAGAGGCTTATTTGAGCAATCGGTTGTTCAGGCGTATGCACTATTGATGACGGTTGCGGGAAAATTTGCAAATGACATGATTTTGTTCACGACAGAAGAATTTAATTTTATGAGTTTGCCAGATGAATACACAACTGGTTCGTCCATAATGCCACATAAAAGAAACTACGATGTGTTTGAGGTGATGAGAGCCCATGCACACATGTATTCGACATACACAGGACAGATTGCAGCCGTGGCAACAGGCGTTGGGAGCGGTTATCACAGAGACTACCAGCTAATGAAAAAGCCGCTTTACATGGCGACAACTATTTTAATTGAAACTCTCGACGTGTTAACTGCGACAATCCCTGAAATAATTATGCATTCAGCAGCGCTCAAAAAAGCGATAACTTCTGACATGCAAAGCGTGAGTGAGGTTAATCGTTTAGTGCGACAGGGGGTAGCATTTCGCGACGCGTATCAGAAGGTAAAGGAGCGATACCAATAGGAAGTGCGCGGTATGTGATTACGAACCGAGGGCGCGCCAGGCGATGTCGGGGCGGTACTGCATGCCGGGGAAGTGAATGGCATTTTCGCCAATGGCCGCGTTAGCGGCAGCTGAAGCGGCTTCAAGGTTCACGCCTAGGCCGGTGACAAAGAGGACACGACCACCTGAAGAAACAGTGGCGCCGTTTTCGAGCTTTGTTCCACCGTGAAAAACACTAACATCTCGGTACTCTTCGCTAAGCCCGCTAATCTCTGCGCCAGTTTTGGGTGCTTCGGGGTAGCCCTCGGCGGCGAGGCAAATGGTTAGTGCGGCAGCATTGTAATTTTCTGGTAGTGCAAATTCTGCTATGGCACCTGTGGCAGTGGCATACAGCATATCGTATATATCGACACCGTTGCCGTGTAGGAGCGGGATTATAACCTCTGTCTCTGGGTCGCCAAAACGGGCATTATACTCAATAACCAGCGGGTCACCACCCAATTCTTCGGCAAGCATGAGGCCCATGTATAGTACTCCCTGATACGGCGCTTCATCTGTAGCCATGCCTGTGACGGTTTTTTGCGCAATTGTCGCAATTTTGTTCCATTGTGCAGCCGAAAGCATCCAGTCGGGCAGGGGGGCGTACACACCCATGCCCCCAGTATTCGGTCCTTTGTCGCCCGCAAGAAGTCGTTTGTGATCCTGAGAGGCGAGCGGAATTATCTGGTAGTTTTCGCCGTCACTCAGCACAAACACAGAAACCTCCGGGCCGTGGTTCCTAGCCTGTATAACAAACCGGCTACCGTCGCCGTCTACTTTGCCGCTCACAATCTTTTTTATGGCATCGGACGCCTCAGCATCAGTATCTGGCAAGAACACGCCTTTGCCCCCGGCTAAACCATCGGCTTTTATGACGCTTTTTGCTGCCCCACCAAACTTTGCAATTGCTGCCTGAGCTTTGTCCGCAGAATCCACGATGACAGATTCAGGAATAGTAATACTGTGGCGCTGCATGAACTCGGTGGCAAACGCCTTGCTGCCCTCGAGCCGCGCAGCGGCTTTGCTAGCGCCGAAAACCGTGATACCTGCAGCGCGTAGTATATCGCTCAGACCAGCTACCAGAGGTGCCTCAGGACCAATAACCACAAGATCAACACTGTGATCTTTACAAAACGCAACCACTTCAGTATCACCAGAAATTGCGATATTTTCGCATTTAGTTTCCGTGGCCGTACCGGCATTCCCGGGCGAAACAAACACTTTTTCAACCGTGGGCGATTGTGCCATGCCCCACGCCAGCGCGTGTTCTCGCCCGCCACTCCCGATGATTAGTACAGTTGCCATAGAACCTCCTTTTCCTTGTGTCATTCCGAACTGGTTTCGGAATCTATGCAATCTGAGCGGTTCTGTATCTGATCAGAGGCATGGATCCTGAAACAAGTTCAGGATGACAACGTTACGTTACTGTTGAGTCGTGGGTGCTGTGGTACTCCTCCTGTGCAGTTAGAAACGTCATGATGTCGCTAGCGATATGCTCCTTTTCTGCGGTCTGTACGCGGGCAAAGAGTGTCTCTGCTGTGTCGTCGGGTTCAACCACAACGCGATGTTCGGCCACAGTCGGCCCTGTGTCGTACTCGTGAGCGACTGCATGGAGGGTTTGTCCGGCCTCTGTCATACCTTGTGCCAGCGTGTATTCTTGGGTGCCCAGACCGTGGGTTCCAATGGTTTGAGGCAGCAAACCAGGGTGCGTATTAAACATACGGCACTGGTATATGCTTGTGTGCTCTGGTAGACATCCATAGCGACTGATTAGCCGTGTACCCACACGCTTCATGTAACCCAGTAGCAGAACGCAGTCAATGTTATGTTTTTGGAGGAGTTCCAAAATTGCCATTTGCTCTTCGTCCGTTTGTTGCCCATGCAAAGGGGGTTTTTCTGCTGCCTGCGTGTGACCGTTCACGACCACAGAGGTAATATTGAGGTTCAGCTCACTATTCAAATGTTTGATGCGTTCAAAAACAAACGCATCTGGATTATTGCATATGACCAGACGGACATTGAGCGGGTAGTTTTGTGTCTGTACGTTACGGATGAATGCTTCTGCCGTGCTGCCACTGCCCGATGCCAGTATGGCGATGGCGGCACGCTTCATGCCGCAGTTTGCTCCGGTACGAGCCGGTCGGTGATGTTTATGTGGGTAATTTCCTTCGCGCGCTTTCCGATGGGTGTGGGGTATATGCCCGTAAAGCAACTAGCCGAAAAAAAGTGTTCGGGGAGGTCAGTTGCCTCTATCATGCCGTCGTAACTCAGGAAATACAGCGAGTCGGCACCCACGTATGCACGTATTTCTGGCACGGTCATTTCCGAGGCAACGAGTTCTTTTTGTGTCGGAGTATTTATACCGTAGTAGTCGGGGTAGAGCACGGGTGGTGAGCTTATCATGAGGTGAACTTCAGTGGCGCCAGCGTCGCGAAGCATTTGCACGGTTTTACGCATGGTGGTACCGCGCACAATTGAGTCGTCCACCAGGACAACGCGTCGACCGGATATGGCATCTACCAGCGGGTTAAGTTTCATTTTGAGGTCGTGCTCGCGAAGTTCGGCCGTGGGGCGAATGAACGTGCGGTGTATGTAGCGGTTTTTTATAAGGTTCATTTCAAACGGTATACCGCTAGCTTCGGCGTAACCGAGTGCGGCAGGAATAGCCGAGTCTGGAACGGGGATAACAACATCTGCTGCCACCGGTGACTCGTGTGCCATGATACGTCCGAAATTCATTCGCACTTCATTGACACTTTTGCCGAGGATGATGCTATCGGGGCGTGCAAAGTAGACAAACTCGAAGATATCGAGCTTCTGTTCGCCTGGGATTACCTGACGAGACTCAATACCATCTGTTGTGATGACAACCATTTCACCTGGGGCAATTTCGCGCTCTACGGTTGCTCCTATGGTGTCGAGGGCGCACGTCTCGCTAGCAACGATGTGGCTGCCATCTTCGAGTTTGCCGAGAGAAAGCGGCCGTATGCCGTGCTGGTCGCGGAAGGCAATTAGTGTATCTTGGTTCATGGCCACGGCCGAAAACACGCCAGTGAAGAGTGGGTAGCATGCGGCTATTGCATCGGGCAGCGACAGACCCTGTTCGAGCTGGCAGGCGATTGCCGCTGCCATCATGCCGGAATC encodes:
- a CDS encoding serine hydroxymethyltransferase yields the protein MVDTQVADLIAAEDNREHEGLELIPSENYVSADVLEANGSIFTNKYSEGYPGKRYYGGQDFTDPLEQLAIDRAKKLFKADHANVQPHSGVPANEAVYYAWLEPGDTVLGMDLGHGGHLSHGNPMTRSAHIYNFVGYKVKDVTTGEIDYEELRELALKHKPKILLAGFSAYPRELDYAKFAAIAKEVGPDCLLMADMAHIAGLIVAGEAKNPFDYGFHVITTTTHKTLRGPRGGLILSKGTVSTPLKAPEKTIQNIPTLIDRAIFPGTQGGPHMHTIAAKAVAFGEALRPEFKTYAKQVVKNAAVLAEELKKRGFVLVAGGTSNHLILADVHQSFGIDGGVAEKALDKVGLNLNKNSVPNDTLPPFRPSGIRLGTPAITTRGLKEKDMVKIAEWMKQAIDAREDDAKLAAIHEEVKAFSRQFPLPSDTKKCGDCSGKKDCTDCKDCKCGETHPSKTCKCGETCSCDPCKC
- a CDS encoding argininosuccinate synthase encodes the protein MSYIHTQTNAKQLVWNAPAYKKVASYEAIKGNFGRCLLLYSGGLDTSVMLKWLQEEYGCEVVALTVDIGQRADDLEAIRQKALDLGAVEALVYDAKTEFAESILSLAIQANADYQGGYTLHTPLGRVMISKIAVQIAEKSNCEVVAHGCTGKGNDQVRFESYITTLAPHLKIIAPVREWAMGRAEELAYAKKHGINVIQTEASLYSYDENMWGNSAEGGEIEKPSLEAPLEKILRWCNPIASTPIEPAYITIEFAHGVPVGVQDKKMPLVDIISHCNLLGARHGVGVVHLIEDRLVGLKVRGIFENPGGTILTQAHKKLEMLVSTRVENEMKSFIDQKWAYLLYAAQWFEPTMAHLHAYIKNQNKKVSGSVTVKLHQGSVVVVSLDSPYSLFNENLATFERNPAFNQNASPGFIEIYNLSQQTSYGVYNYEQ
- the argH gene encoding argininosuccinate lyase, whose translation is MSNKLWESASGPELNPIVEKYTVGDDVWLDAVLLGWDIKASIAHAKMLGQCGLLSKSETTALVAALKQLKAEWKKGSFVIKPGVEDGHSAIEAYVIEQVGDAGKKIHTARSRNDQSLVMMRLYMKDSLELVQRGLASVAYQLQQKSRATSAVPMPGYTHTQKAMPSTVSAWLMSYHDAFTDIQLLLEATHHYIDQNPLGSAAGYGVDLPIRRDLTTKALGFGKTQQNPLYCGMSRGLFEQSVVQAYALLMTVAGKFANDMILFTTEEFNFMSLPDEYTTGSSIMPHKRNYDVFEVMRAHAHMYSTYTGQIAAVATGVGSGYHRDYQLMKKPLYMATTILIETLDVLTATIPEIIMHSAALKKAITSDMQSVSEVNRLVRQGVAFRDAYQKVKERYQ
- the purD gene encoding phosphoribosylamine--glycine ligase, which encodes MATVLIIGSGGREHALAWGMAQSPTVEKVFVSPGNAGTATETKCENIAISGDTEVVAFCKDHSVDLVVIGPEAPLVAGLSDILRAAGITVFGASKAAARLEGSKAFATEFMQRHSITIPESVIVDSADKAQAAIAKFGGAAKSVIKADGLAGGKGVFLPDTDAEASDAIKKIVSGKVDGDGSRFVIQARNHGPEVSVFVLSDGENYQIIPLASQDHKRLLAGDKGPNTGGMGVYAPLPDWMLSAAQWNKIATIAQKTVTGMATDEAPYQGVLYMGLMLAEELGGDPLVIEYNARFGDPETEVIIPLLHGNGVDIYDMLYATATGAIAEFALPENYNAAALTICLAAEGYPEAPKTGAEISGLSEEYRDVSVFHGGTKLENGATVSSGGRVLFVTGLGVNLEAASAAANAAIGENAIHFPGMQYRPDIAWRALGS
- a CDS encoding amidophosphoribosyltransferase → MVINQSYMRPKEKCAVFGIFGASPEVEAARLSFYGLCALQHRGQESSGIASSDGKNLHLHSDFGLVTTVYREDDLVKLPGHIAIGHNRYSTSGGTDDCFNQPFLDDKHDLAFAHNGNIPDTTKLQEFLKGHHISTRKLNDSGMMAAAIACQLEQGLSLPDAIAACYPLFTGVFSAVAMNQDTLIAFRDQHGIRPLSLGKLEDGSHIVASETCALDTIGATVEREIAPGEMVVITTDGIESRQVIPGEQKLDIFEFVYFARPDSIILGKSVNEVRMNFGRIMAHESPVAADVVIPVPDSAIPAALGYAEASGIPFEMNLIKNRYIHRTFIRPTAELREHDLKMKLNPLVDAISGRRVVLVDDSIVRGTTMRKTVQMLRDAGATEVHLMISSPPVLYPDYYGINTPTQKELVASEMTVPEIRAYVGADSLYFLSYDGMIEATDLPEHFFSASCFTGIYPTPIGKRAKEITHINITDRLVPEQTAA